GACGCCTTATATGCTCGGGCCGCTGGTGGCGGCCGCGCTTCTGGTCGTCCTGGGCGAGCCGGCCCCGCATGTACCGCCGCTCCTGATCATCGCCGCCCAGTGGGCCATCGGCGCCTATATGGGTGTTACGACGAGGCTGGGCAGCCTCGCGAACTGGAAAAAGCTGCTGCCGTACTCCGCGCTCAGCGGCATCGGCGTAGTGCTTTTTTCGCTGGCTATCGCCTACGTGCTCAGTTTGCTGCATCCGATCACATTTCTGACCGCTTTCCTCAGCACCGCGCCGGGCGGCATGACGGAGATGGGCGTGACGGCGGCGATTACGCATGCGGATATTACGATGATCGTCGCCTATCAAATGTTCCGCATTCTGTTTATTTTGTTCCTCGTACCGCCGGTGCTCAAATGGGGCTTAAACCGGTTCGGGCGCATGGAGCCCGGTACGGACAAGGCATAATGTGGAACGGTCGGGCTCCCGGACTGCTCACGGGCTGAACTTGCGGTACTCGAGCGGAGCCAGCTTGGTCAGTTTTTTGAACACCCGCCCGAAATGAGCGATGTTTTCGAAGCCGACCTGATCGGCGATTTCGATGATTTTCGCATTCGTTTCCTTGAGCAGCTGCTGCGCTTTCTTGATGCGTGTCACGTTCAAATATTCGACGAACGAGAAACCGGTAATTTCCTTAAACGCCCGGCTTAGATAATACGGACTGATGTAAAAACGTTCGGAAAGCGCGGTTAACGTGATCGGCTCGGCGTAATGCCGGTTGATGTATTGCACGATTTCCGAAATTTTTTTGTGCAGCGGGCTGGCATGTTCAAATGGAACGGTTTTATGTTGTTCAAGGTAACGGGTCGCGAAGAGCAGCAGCTCGATCAGCAGCGTTTTCGCATACAGCTCGTACCCGGTGGCCTGGTCTTTTAATTCCTTCATCAGCTTGTCCAGCGTCGTCTGCACGAACAGCTGATCCTGCAGCTTGAGGCTGACGACGTGACCCGGATGCCCGAACGGAACAAACAAATATGGCGCTTTTAAAGGAAAATCGGCTCCGAGAAACTGGTCGCTGAAATTGATGACGATCCGCTCGTGACCGGGTTCGCCGATGTCCGACGTCTTGTGCACTTCGTGTTTGTTTATAAATACCAGATCGCCCGGAGATATTAAATAAGAACGGTCTTTAATGAAGTAAGTCCTCTGGCCCGAAAGTAAATAGTAGATTTCATAGTTGCCGTGATAATGATTCGTTCGTTCGAACGGCTCTGTTCGCCGGACGTGATCGATATAAAAATCGTCCTCTTCGGACCCGTAAGTAAAGGAAACCGTTTCGCTCATGCGGACACCCCCACCACATTGTAACAGCTTGCTTCCGTTATAGCAAAATATGCATGGTTTATGCTATTTACAGCAAAAATCGTAGAGATT
The window above is part of the Paenibacillus hamazuiensis genome. Proteins encoded here:
- a CDS encoding helix-turn-helix transcriptional regulator, which translates into the protein MSETVSFTYGSEEDDFYIDHVRRTEPFERTNHYHGNYEIYYLLSGQRTYFIKDRSYLISPGDLVFINKHEVHKTSDIGEPGHERIVINFSDQFLGADFPLKAPYLFVPFGHPGHVVSLKLQDQLFVQTTLDKLMKELKDQATGYELYAKTLLIELLLFATRYLEQHKTVPFEHASPLHKKISEIVQYINRHYAEPITLTALSERFYISPYYLSRAFKEITGFSFVEYLNVTRIKKAQQLLKETNAKIIEIADQVGFENIAHFGRVFKKLTKLAPLEYRKFSP